In a single window of the Sorangium aterium genome:
- a CDS encoding HlyD family secretion protein: MPAGFSRSIHVIATDGHRGSIAGAAIGALLLGGWLAWFFLARVGQYEASVSARLEVGQAAHRVEAPLGGRVAAVRLDLLGAEVAAGDVLVELDVEPLRRDIDDKRARLSAIAGQMGPLRAEIAARSQALRDGAEAARARIDEAKARLKEAEAGARFQEIEAARAVRLRQDGLVSEAEAARLAAEALSRRSATEALDRAAARADVERRTGQSEQQAELARLDREVASLDGERLVLEATIEGLLAEIERRKIRSPIAGRVGEITVLRAGSFVREGDVVAAVVPPGELRVIAEFPPSSVGRIRAGQAGRLRLDAFPWTEYGTLATTVERVASEAQEGRIRVELGVRPDPASPIPMQHGLPGNVVIEMERVSPASLVLRAAGQIVRVRGGADG, translated from the coding sequence ATGCCCGCCGGGTTCTCACGCTCGATCCACGTGATCGCGACCGACGGCCATCGCGGCTCGATCGCGGGCGCCGCGATCGGCGCGCTCCTGCTCGGGGGCTGGCTCGCGTGGTTCTTCCTCGCGCGCGTCGGGCAGTACGAGGCGAGCGTGAGCGCGCGCCTCGAGGTGGGGCAGGCGGCTCACCGCGTCGAGGCGCCCCTCGGTGGGAGGGTCGCCGCGGTCCGCCTCGACCTCCTCGGAGCGGAGGTCGCCGCGGGCGACGTCCTCGTCGAGCTCGACGTGGAGCCGCTCCGCCGCGACATCGACGACAAGCGGGCCCGGCTCTCGGCCATCGCGGGGCAGATGGGGCCGCTCCGGGCCGAGATCGCGGCGCGCTCGCAGGCGCTGCGCGACGGGGCGGAGGCGGCGCGCGCGCGCATCGACGAGGCGAAGGCGCGGCTCAAGGAGGCGGAGGCGGGCGCGCGCTTCCAGGAGATCGAGGCGGCGCGGGCCGTGCGCCTCCGGCAGGACGGGCTCGTGTCCGAGGCCGAGGCGGCGCGGCTCGCGGCCGAGGCGCTGTCGAGGCGCTCGGCGACCGAGGCGCTCGATCGCGCCGCCGCGCGGGCCGACGTCGAGCGGCGCACGGGGCAGAGCGAGCAGCAGGCCGAGCTCGCGCGGCTCGACCGCGAGGTGGCCTCGCTCGACGGGGAGCGGCTCGTGCTGGAGGCGACGATCGAGGGGCTGCTCGCCGAGATCGAGCGGCGCAAGATCCGCTCGCCGATCGCAGGGCGGGTCGGTGAGATCACGGTGCTGCGGGCCGGCTCCTTCGTGCGCGAAGGCGACGTCGTGGCCGCCGTCGTCCCGCCCGGCGAGCTCAGGGTGATCGCGGAGTTCCCGCCCTCGTCCGTCGGGCGGATCCGCGCGGGGCAGGCGGGGCGCCTGCGCCTCGACGCGTTCCCCTGGACCGAATACGGCACCCTGGCCACCACCGTCGAGCGCGTCGCCAGCGAGGCGCAGGAGGGCCGCATCCGCGTGGAGCTCGGCGTGCGCCCCGATCCCGCGTCGCCGATCCCCATGCAGCACGGGCTCCCCGGCAACGTCGTCATCGAGATGGAGCGCGTCTCGCCGGCGTCGCTCGTGCTGCGGGCAGCAGGGCAGATCGTGAGGGTCCGCGGCGGAGCGGACGGGTGA
- a CDS encoding microviridin/marinostatin family tricyclic proteinase inhibitor: MADIDRDHEQNEQTEQEEQTETVPFFARYLEDQKRIRTGVKAGGIYQTLKYPSDRDEDVTMKYPSDGDEELALK, translated from the coding sequence ATGGCTGATATCGATCGTGATCACGAGCAGAACGAGCAAACGGAGCAGGAGGAGCAGACGGAGACGGTGCCGTTCTTCGCTCGCTACCTGGAAGATCAGAAGCGAATCCGGACCGGCGTCAAAGCCGGCGGCATCTACCAGACCCTCAAGTACCCCTCGGACCGGGACGAGGACGTCACCATGAAGTACCCCTCCGACGGCGACGAAGAGCTGGCCTTGAAGTGA
- a CDS encoding AAA family ATPase — translation MKILELHLLAFGPFTDLRLDFSSPSPGLHVVYGPNEAGKSTALRAIRGLLYGIPHITPDAHLHHNTDLRVGGRLAGRGDAALALVRRKGRVKTLRDPDDNPLDDAALAPVLGGVTEELFRTSFGLTHETLRQGAEALLQGKGDVGQSLFGAGLGGPGLQQLLTTLRQEADEIFTPQARTRPLNEAIKAFEAARNGARSAAHPPADWTRKRQEIDEQRAEQERVDAELRALRSTDKRLRRALRVLPLLEARRAILGRRAALGHVVLLPESAQRDREDAQDRAADASAQASRLRADIAELEARHAALEVPASLADLDAGAIDGLVTRLGSHRKAAVDLPRVRAELHGVEEDARAILRRLGRDASLAGGDDPERLEAMRVDVATEARIKKLARERGAAEAKPREVERLLSAHRARRDACARRLAELPSGEDPAPLRGALSRAQKQGDLEHRLREAAAAAAQLARDADAQRDRLGLGAAGLRTRLDVGEAAARQARLDVGEAAARQARLDVGEAAARQARLDAGDAPEGRPLSAAEASALPVPLPETVDRAAAQWGALARERERLGERAAEIEARLRESAREIDALQRAGAVPTEADLAEARERRDAAFKALVRALQAKAGARAAAATIHTATLFDIGADAPASPGARRRPSLAARDEPPAARGKPDDYADLVRAADALADRLRREADRVARLARLLADEARAQADQAQLATERAALARRAEEAEAAWIELWRPAGVAPRSPEEMRGWLGRYAVLTATVDRLRAAEAEAEALRARMQAHAAELHAAIQGARAAPGASRGDAAGVGSRRDAASVGARGDAAGAPEDAPARLPALVEAAEQELAAIEGAARERKELLRERKELEREIEDLEREQSQHARALEAWRAEWAEGVRPLGLPGDASADEATAILDELGVLFRKADSAAHERRRVRGMERDARAFAADVAELASRHAPDLAPLPADQAADQLIKRHHKARADLRERGEIARSLADKRRELDQQEARRAAAESRLAKLFEAAGVPRGGDDAADVAALSLAEERSREARRLDRELVENEGKLLEAGEGAGIAALEQETAEVERDALALELDRAEERLAALEDERRRIDRALGSLEQEREHLRATVGAAEAAAEAQICLSHLRGEVRRYVRARLAAVLLEREIERYRERNQGPILARASALFHRLTLGAFAGLRVGYDESEQAILRCVRAAASSAGVGGAAIARAPAPDGAAEPVTTPADAAAEPAKAPTDAPAEPAKASVDAAAEPAKAPTDAAAKPATAPTDAAAEPARAPVQREVDVTGLSDGTRDQLYLALRLASLEHHARTGEPMPLILDDILIHFDDDRARAALAVLGELAGTTQVLFFTHHARLCELAREAVPADVLREHRLR, via the coding sequence GTGAAGATCCTAGAGCTCCACCTCCTCGCGTTCGGCCCCTTCACGGATCTCCGGCTCGACTTCTCCTCGCCGTCGCCAGGCCTCCACGTCGTCTACGGCCCCAACGAGGCAGGAAAGAGCACCGCGCTCCGGGCGATCCGCGGCCTGCTCTACGGCATCCCGCACATCACGCCCGACGCCCACCTGCACCACAACACCGATCTCCGCGTCGGCGGCCGGCTCGCGGGAAGGGGCGACGCCGCGCTCGCGCTCGTCCGCCGCAAGGGGCGCGTGAAGACGCTCCGCGACCCGGACGACAACCCCCTCGACGACGCCGCGCTCGCGCCGGTGCTCGGCGGCGTGACGGAGGAGCTCTTCCGGACCTCCTTCGGGCTCACCCACGAGACGCTCCGCCAGGGCGCCGAGGCCCTGCTCCAGGGAAAGGGCGACGTCGGTCAGAGCCTGTTCGGCGCGGGGCTCGGCGGGCCGGGGCTGCAGCAGCTGCTCACCACGCTGCGCCAGGAGGCGGACGAGATCTTCACGCCCCAGGCGAGGACCCGCCCCCTCAACGAGGCCATCAAGGCCTTCGAGGCGGCCCGCAACGGGGCCAGGAGCGCCGCTCACCCGCCCGCGGACTGGACGCGCAAGCGGCAGGAGATCGACGAGCAGCGGGCCGAGCAGGAGCGCGTCGACGCGGAGCTGCGCGCGCTCCGGTCGACCGACAAGCGGCTCCGGCGCGCGCTCCGGGTGCTCCCGCTGCTGGAGGCGCGGCGCGCGATCCTCGGCCGGCGCGCCGCCCTCGGCCACGTCGTCCTGCTGCCCGAGAGCGCGCAGCGCGACCGCGAGGACGCCCAGGATCGCGCCGCCGACGCGAGCGCCCAGGCCTCGCGGCTCCGCGCCGACATCGCGGAGCTCGAGGCGCGCCACGCCGCGCTGGAGGTCCCCGCGTCGCTCGCCGACCTCGACGCGGGCGCGATCGACGGCCTCGTGACCCGGCTCGGGAGCCACCGCAAGGCCGCCGTCGACCTACCGCGCGTCCGGGCGGAGCTCCACGGCGTCGAGGAGGACGCGCGCGCGATCCTCCGCAGGCTCGGGCGGGACGCCTCGCTCGCCGGCGGCGACGACCCCGAGCGGCTCGAGGCGATGCGCGTCGATGTCGCGACCGAGGCGCGCATCAAGAAGCTCGCCCGCGAGCGCGGCGCCGCCGAGGCCAAGCCGCGCGAGGTGGAGCGGCTGCTCTCGGCGCACCGCGCGCGGCGCGACGCCTGCGCGCGCAGGCTGGCCGAGCTGCCGTCGGGTGAGGACCCTGCCCCGCTCCGCGGCGCGCTCTCTCGCGCGCAGAAGCAGGGCGACCTCGAGCACCGCCTCCGCGAGGCCGCCGCCGCGGCGGCGCAGCTCGCCCGCGACGCCGACGCGCAGCGCGATCGGCTCGGCCTCGGCGCGGCCGGCCTTCGGACGCGCCTCGACGTCGGCGAGGCGGCAGCGCGGCAGGCGCGCCTCGACGTTGGCGAGGCGGCAGCGCGGCAGGCGCGCCTCGACGTTGGCGAGGCGGCAGCGCGGCAGGCGCGCCTCGACGCCGGCGACGCGCCCGAAGGCCGGCCGCTGTCCGCGGCCGAGGCGAGCGCCCTGCCCGTCCCGCTCCCCGAGACGGTCGACCGGGCGGCCGCGCAGTGGGGCGCGCTCGCCCGGGAGCGCGAGCGGCTCGGCGAGCGCGCCGCCGAGATCGAGGCGCGCCTCCGCGAGAGCGCCCGCGAGATCGACGCGCTCCAGCGCGCCGGCGCCGTCCCCACGGAGGCCGACCTCGCGGAGGCGCGCGAGCGGCGAGACGCCGCCTTCAAGGCGCTGGTGCGCGCCCTCCAGGCGAAGGCGGGCGCCCGCGCGGCGGCGGCGACGATCCACACCGCCACGCTCTTCGACATCGGCGCGGACGCGCCCGCCTCGCCCGGAGCGCGGCGCAGGCCGTCGCTCGCCGCGCGCGACGAGCCGCCGGCCGCCCGGGGGAAGCCCGACGACTACGCCGACCTGGTCCGCGCCGCCGACGCGCTCGCCGATCGGCTGCGCCGCGAGGCCGACCGGGTCGCCCGCCTGGCGCGGCTGCTCGCGGACGAGGCGCGGGCCCAGGCGGACCAGGCGCAGCTCGCCACGGAGCGCGCAGCGCTCGCGCGCCGGGCCGAGGAGGCCGAGGCCGCGTGGATCGAGCTGTGGCGGCCCGCGGGCGTCGCCCCGCGCTCGCCCGAGGAGATGCGCGGCTGGCTCGGCCGCTACGCGGTCCTCACCGCCACGGTCGATCGGCTGCGCGCCGCGGAGGCCGAGGCCGAGGCGCTGCGGGCCCGGATGCAGGCGCACGCGGCCGAGCTCCACGCGGCGATCCAGGGCGCCCGCGCCGCGCCGGGCGCCTCGCGCGGGGACGCGGCCGGCGTGGGCTCGCGCCGTGATGCGGCGAGCGTGGGCGCGCGCGGCGATGCGGCCGGAGCGCCGGAGGACGCGCCCGCGCGCCTCCCGGCGCTCGTCGAGGCCGCGGAGCAGGAGCTCGCGGCCATCGAGGGCGCGGCCCGGGAGCGCAAGGAGCTCCTGCGGGAGCGCAAGGAGCTCGAGCGCGAGATCGAGGACCTCGAGCGCGAGCAGTCGCAGCACGCGCGCGCGCTCGAGGCGTGGCGTGCCGAGTGGGCCGAGGGCGTGCGGCCGCTCGGCCTGCCCGGCGACGCCTCCGCGGACGAGGCCACGGCGATCCTCGACGAGCTCGGCGTGCTGTTCCGCAAGGCGGACAGCGCCGCCCACGAGCGCCGCCGGGTGCGCGGCATGGAGCGCGACGCCCGGGCGTTCGCGGCCGACGTCGCGGAGCTCGCGTCCCGGCACGCGCCGGACCTCGCCCCGCTGCCGGCGGATCAGGCCGCCGATCAGCTGATCAAGCGCCACCACAAGGCGCGCGCCGACCTCCGCGAGCGCGGCGAGATCGCGCGGAGCCTGGCCGACAAGCGCCGCGAGCTGGATCAGCAGGAGGCGCGCCGCGCGGCCGCCGAGTCGCGCCTCGCCAAGCTCTTCGAGGCGGCGGGCGTCCCGCGCGGCGGCGACGACGCCGCCGACGTCGCCGCGCTCTCGCTGGCGGAGGAGCGCTCGCGCGAGGCGCGCCGGCTCGACCGCGAGCTCGTCGAGAACGAGGGCAAGCTCCTCGAGGCGGGCGAGGGCGCGGGCATCGCCGCGCTCGAGCAGGAGACCGCGGAGGTGGAGCGGGACGCGCTCGCGCTCGAGCTCGACCGGGCGGAGGAGCGCCTCGCGGCGCTCGAGGACGAGCGGCGCCGGATCGACAGGGCGCTCGGGAGCCTGGAGCAGGAGCGCGAGCACCTCCGGGCGACGGTGGGCGCCGCGGAGGCCGCCGCGGAGGCGCAGATCTGCCTCTCGCACCTGCGCGGCGAGGTGCGCCGTTACGTGCGGGCGCGCCTCGCCGCGGTGCTGCTCGAGCGCGAGATCGAGCGCTACCGCGAGCGCAACCAGGGCCCGATCCTGGCGCGCGCGAGCGCGCTCTTCCACCGCCTGACGCTGGGCGCCTTCGCCGGCCTCCGGGTGGGCTACGACGAGAGCGAGCAGGCGATCCTCCGCTGCGTCCGCGCGGCGGCGTCTAGCGCGGGAGTCGGCGGGGCAGCGATCGCGAGGGCGCCCGCGCCGGACGGCGCGGCGGAGCCCGTGACGACGCCGGCGGACGCAGCGGCAGAGCCCGCGAAGGCGCCGACGGACGCACCGGCAGAGCCCGCGAAGGCGTCTGTGGATGCGGCAGCGGAGCCTGCGAAGGCGCCGACGGACGCAGCGGCGAAGCCCGCGACGGCGCCGACGGACGCAGCGGCGGAGCCCGCGAGGGCGCCGGTGCAGCGCGAGGTGGACGTCACGGGCCTGAGCGACGGCACGCGCGACCAGCTCTACCTCG
- a CDS encoding MvdD family ATP-grasp ribosomal peptide maturase, translating into MTVLIITHSEDNECIDRVAAAIARLGGRAFRFDTDAFPAGARLSLSSGAGAGRSTLTTRDGALDLGDVTAVWYRRVAYGARLPSSMDPQLRTASVHEAKQTAEGMLAAFRVPQVDPLPAVRFASNKQVQLDIAREVGLDTPRTLTTNDADAARAFAATCPGGVIAKMLSSFAVYRDGEEQVVFTNALEAKDLADMRGLSLCPMTFQENIPKARELRVTVVGERVFTASVDSQAAPGAEVDWRRQGIELIDAWRKDTLPPDVETGVLRLMDQLGLNYGALDILRTPDGRHVFLEVNPSGEFFWLERTPGLPISEALAEVLLGKAPRRGSWSAFLHTPATHPR; encoded by the coding sequence GTGACAGTCCTCATCATCACGCACAGCGAAGACAATGAGTGCATCGACCGCGTCGCCGCCGCGATCGCCAGGCTGGGCGGCCGGGCCTTCCGCTTCGACACCGACGCTTTCCCGGCGGGGGCGCGGCTCTCGCTCTCGTCGGGGGCCGGGGCGGGCCGCTCGACGCTGACCACCCGGGACGGCGCGCTCGACCTCGGCGACGTGACCGCCGTCTGGTACCGCCGGGTCGCCTACGGCGCCAGGCTGCCCTCGTCGATGGATCCGCAGCTCCGGACCGCGTCGGTCCACGAGGCGAAGCAGACCGCGGAGGGCATGCTCGCGGCGTTCCGCGTCCCGCAGGTCGACCCCTTGCCGGCGGTGCGCTTCGCGTCTAACAAGCAGGTGCAGCTCGACATCGCGCGCGAGGTCGGCCTCGACACGCCGCGCACGCTCACGACCAACGATGCCGACGCGGCGCGGGCCTTCGCCGCGACCTGCCCCGGCGGGGTGATCGCCAAGATGCTCTCGTCGTTCGCCGTCTACCGCGACGGCGAGGAGCAGGTGGTCTTCACGAACGCCCTCGAGGCCAAGGACCTCGCGGACATGCGCGGGCTCTCGCTCTGCCCGATGACCTTCCAGGAGAACATCCCGAAGGCGCGCGAGCTGCGGGTCACGGTCGTTGGCGAGCGCGTCTTCACGGCCTCGGTCGACTCGCAGGCGGCGCCCGGCGCCGAGGTCGACTGGCGCCGGCAGGGGATCGAGCTCATCGACGCCTGGCGCAAGGACACGCTCCCGCCCGACGTCGAGACGGGCGTGCTCCGGCTGATGGATCAGCTCGGCCTCAACTACGGCGCGCTCGACATCCTCCGCACGCCGGACGGCCGGCACGTCTTCCTCGAGGTCAACCCGTCCGGCGAGTTCTTCTGGCTGGAGCGGACCCCCGGGCTCCCGATCAGCGAGGCGCTCGCCGAGGTCCTGCTCGGCAAGGCGCCGCGGCGCGGCTCGTGGAGCGCCTTCCTCCACACGCCGGCGACGCATCCCCGCTGA
- a CDS encoding MvdC family ATP-grasp ribosomal peptide maturase: protein MTTASASVLLVSHSQDDFGIGRVAEALRRRGARPVRLDVDRFPRDITLSAALGPGGVRRRLEDAGAEIGGDEISAVWLRRLWAPNLGEGIPEAYRGACVRESMAALTGWLRGLPARRWINEPEAEERAQDKLRQLAAAASVGLRIPETVVTNDPAEVRAFFARLGGNVVAKMLTPFSTSLAGGAPFVFTHAVAEADLDALSGLRQSPMVFQERIPKARELRVACVDGRCFPGALDATRYESIAVDWRHPDVSEVGIGWEPDALPRDVEAQLGALLRALGLVFGAVDLIRTPGGEHVFLEVNPAGEWGMLERDLGLPIADALAEALLAPTENR, encoded by the coding sequence GTGACGACGGCGAGCGCGAGCGTCCTCCTTGTCTCGCACTCACAGGACGACTTCGGGATCGGGCGCGTGGCGGAGGCGCTGCGGAGGCGCGGCGCTCGCCCCGTCCGCCTGGACGTCGACCGGTTCCCTCGCGACATCACGCTGTCGGCGGCGCTCGGGCCGGGCGGCGTGCGCCGCCGCCTGGAGGACGCCGGCGCCGAGATCGGCGGGGACGAGATCTCCGCTGTCTGGCTCCGGCGCCTCTGGGCGCCGAACCTCGGCGAGGGCATCCCCGAGGCGTACCGCGGCGCCTGCGTGCGCGAGTCGATGGCGGCGCTGACCGGGTGGCTGCGCGGGCTCCCCGCGCGGCGCTGGATCAACGAGCCCGAGGCCGAGGAGCGCGCCCAGGACAAGCTGCGCCAGCTCGCGGCGGCCGCGTCGGTCGGCCTGCGCATCCCCGAGACGGTGGTGACGAACGACCCGGCCGAGGTCCGCGCTTTCTTCGCGCGCCTCGGGGGGAACGTGGTCGCCAAGATGCTCACGCCCTTCTCGACGAGCCTCGCCGGCGGCGCGCCCTTCGTCTTCACGCACGCCGTCGCGGAGGCCGACCTCGACGCCCTCTCCGGGCTGCGCCAGAGCCCCATGGTCTTCCAGGAGCGCATCCCCAAGGCGCGCGAGCTCCGCGTCGCCTGCGTCGACGGCCGGTGCTTCCCGGGCGCGCTCGACGCAACCCGCTACGAGTCGATCGCGGTCGACTGGCGCCACCCGGACGTGAGCGAGGTCGGCATCGGGTGGGAGCCGGACGCCCTCCCGCGCGACGTCGAAGCGCAGCTCGGCGCGCTCCTTCGCGCCCTCGGGCTGGTCTTCGGGGCCGTCGACCTCATCCGGACGCCGGGCGGAGAGCACGTCTTTCTCGAAGTGAACCCCGCCGGCGAGTGGGGCATGCTGGAGCGGGATCTCGGCCTGCCGATCGCCGACGCGCTGGCGGAGGCGCTGCTCGCTCCGACGGAGAACCGGTGA
- a CDS encoding microviridin/marinostatin family tricyclic proteinase inhibitor — protein MADIDNREPEQQEQKDDAEAVPFFARFLEDQKRVRTGVKAGRPPFQTLKYPSDQEDGGGGGKDPIFTTLKYPSDGDEA, from the coding sequence ATGGCCGATATCGACAACCGTGAGCCCGAGCAGCAGGAGCAGAAGGACGACGCCGAGGCGGTGCCGTTCTTCGCTCGCTTCCTGGAGGATCAGAAGCGCGTTCGTACCGGCGTCAAGGCCGGCAGGCCGCCCTTCCAGACGTTGAAGTACCCGTCGGATCAGGAGGACGGCGGGGGAGGCGGGAAGGACCCGATCTTCACCACGCTGAAGTACCCGTCGGACGGCGACGAGGCCTGA
- a CDS encoding ATP-binding cassette domain-containing protein, with the protein MSQGTAGADRRSSPRSAPERAASADPRRRPPSPRRRLLAPEVVQTSAMDCGPATLKCVLEGFGVGVSYGRLREACQTDVDGTSIDTLEDLAEQLGLVAQQILVPPEHVLLDEAQALPALAIVRQSTGPLHIVVIWRRHGGLAQIMDPGTGRRWVTRRQLEAELYQHELPLSAADFRAWAASDGFTRPLGRRLAWLGAGRGPIEAALSDRDWRAIAALDAGARLVTSLVRSGGLGRGREAARVLGALLDRDAGAAREEMIPPGFWTARPGPAGLRGEEQVLTRGAVLVRIRGRRPLSLAHAPAGRDGAPGAGAPEPPANAEAGAPGEVAARGEGRLPPDLAAALAEREIPPGRALLRMIREDGLLTPAVLAGALLLSVATVVLESLLFRGLLQISNDLALFEQRLAAIVALAAFLVVELALDLSLTTGMIRLGRHLEVRLRMAFLAKIPRIGDRYFQSRPASDMAQRGHSLHVLRGLPAFGGQIARSALDLAVTTAAIVWIDPASARLAVPGAALALALPFAGNRVLVERDLRVRTHAGALTGFYLDALLGLVPIRAHAAERAVRREHAGLLGEWALAGRALLRAALAVDGAQALIGFALAAWILGDFLARGGALSRALLLFYWALALPAIGQALASTLLQYPGHRNTALRLLEPLGAPEEPRAGAQVRAPAAAAPLAQGGAGGAGCAITFERVRIQAAGHVILDGVDLTIAAGSHVAIVGSSGAGKSSLVGVLLGWHRASEGRVLVDGRPLDGERVRALREETAWVDPAVQIWNRSFLDNLRYGAPDDAADFGAVVEEAELREVLERLPEGQKTLLGEGGGLVSGGEGQRLRLGRAMLRSEARLAILDEPFRGLDRERRRALLARARRRFRRATLLCVTHDVGETRSFERVLVVDGGRVVEDGAPAELAARPGSRYRALLEAEAAVQRGLWSSGGWRRLRVARGRIAEAAGEDAGAVGEEAGATREGGGAPAEGGGAPAEGGGAPAEGGGAPAEGRRR; encoded by the coding sequence GTGAGCCAGGGGACGGCGGGCGCCGATCGACGTTCTTCGCCACGATCCGCGCCGGAGCGCGCAGCGAGCGCCGATCCCCGCCGTAGGCCGCCGAGCCCGAGGCGGAGGCTCCTCGCGCCGGAGGTCGTGCAGACCTCGGCGATGGATTGCGGGCCAGCCACGCTCAAGTGCGTGCTCGAGGGCTTCGGCGTCGGCGTGAGCTACGGGCGCCTGCGCGAGGCCTGCCAGACCGACGTCGACGGCACCTCCATCGACACCCTGGAGGACCTCGCGGAGCAGCTCGGGCTCGTGGCCCAGCAGATCCTCGTGCCGCCGGAGCACGTGCTCCTCGACGAGGCCCAGGCGCTGCCCGCCCTGGCGATCGTGCGGCAGTCGACCGGGCCGCTCCACATCGTCGTGATCTGGCGCCGGCACGGCGGCCTCGCGCAGATCATGGACCCGGGCACGGGGCGGCGCTGGGTCACGCGACGGCAGCTCGAAGCCGAGCTCTACCAGCACGAGCTGCCCCTGTCCGCGGCGGACTTCCGCGCGTGGGCCGCGAGCGACGGGTTCACGCGGCCGCTCGGGCGCCGGCTCGCGTGGCTGGGCGCAGGGAGGGGGCCGATCGAGGCGGCGCTGTCGGACCGGGACTGGCGAGCGATCGCCGCGCTCGACGCCGGCGCGCGCCTTGTCACGTCGCTCGTGCGCTCCGGCGGCCTCGGACGCGGACGCGAGGCCGCGCGCGTGCTGGGCGCGCTGCTCGATCGAGACGCCGGGGCCGCCCGGGAGGAGATGATCCCGCCCGGCTTCTGGACGGCGCGCCCGGGGCCGGCCGGCCTGCGCGGGGAGGAGCAGGTCCTCACGCGCGGCGCCGTGCTCGTGCGGATCCGCGGGCGGAGACCGCTCAGCCTCGCCCACGCGCCGGCAGGCCGCGACGGCGCGCCGGGGGCCGGCGCCCCCGAGCCTCCGGCAAATGCCGAGGCGGGCGCTCCCGGCGAGGTGGCAGCGCGCGGCGAGGGGCGCCTCCCGCCCGACCTCGCAGCCGCCCTCGCGGAGCGCGAGATTCCGCCTGGGCGCGCGCTCCTCCGGATGATCCGCGAGGATGGCCTGCTGACGCCCGCCGTGCTCGCCGGAGCGCTCCTGCTCAGCGTCGCGACGGTGGTGCTGGAGAGCCTCCTCTTCCGGGGCCTGCTCCAGATCTCGAACGATCTCGCGCTGTTCGAGCAGCGCCTCGCCGCCATCGTCGCCCTCGCGGCCTTCCTCGTGGTGGAGCTCGCCCTCGATCTCTCGCTGACCACGGGGATGATCCGGCTCGGGCGCCACCTCGAGGTCCGGCTGCGGATGGCGTTCCTCGCGAAGATCCCGCGCATCGGCGATCGCTACTTCCAGAGCCGCCCGGCCTCGGACATGGCGCAGCGCGGCCACAGCTTGCACGTGCTCCGCGGCCTGCCCGCGTTCGGCGGCCAGATCGCGCGCTCGGCGCTCGACCTCGCGGTCACCACGGCCGCGATCGTCTGGATCGATCCCGCGAGCGCGCGCCTCGCCGTGCCGGGCGCGGCGCTCGCGCTCGCGCTGCCGTTCGCGGGGAACCGCGTCCTCGTCGAGCGAGACCTGCGCGTCCGCACCCACGCCGGCGCGCTCACGGGCTTCTACCTCGACGCGCTCCTCGGCCTCGTGCCGATCCGGGCGCACGCGGCGGAGCGGGCCGTGCGGCGCGAGCACGCGGGCCTGCTCGGGGAGTGGGCGCTCGCCGGCCGCGCGCTCCTCCGCGCAGCCCTCGCCGTCGACGGGGCGCAGGCGCTGATCGGCTTCGCGCTCGCCGCGTGGATCCTCGGCGATTTCCTCGCCCGCGGGGGCGCCCTCTCGCGGGCGCTCCTGCTCTTTTACTGGGCGCTCGCGCTGCCCGCGATCGGGCAGGCGCTCGCGAGCACGCTGCTCCAGTACCCGGGGCACCGCAACACGGCGCTGCGCTTGCTCGAGCCGCTCGGCGCGCCGGAGGAGCCGCGCGCCGGCGCCCAAGTGCGCGCGCCCGCCGCGGCGGCGCCGCTCGCGCAAGGGGGCGCCGGCGGCGCGGGCTGCGCGATCACCTTCGAGCGCGTGCGCATCCAGGCGGCAGGTCATGTGATCCTCGACGGGGTGGATCTGACGATCGCGGCGGGCAGCCACGTGGCGATCGTGGGGTCCTCGGGCGCGGGGAAGTCGAGCCTCGTCGGGGTCCTGCTCGGCTGGCACAGGGCGAGCGAGGGCAGGGTGCTCGTCGACGGCCGCCCCCTCGACGGCGAGCGGGTGCGCGCGCTGCGCGAGGAGACCGCGTGGGTCGACCCGGCGGTCCAGATCTGGAACCGATCGTTCCTCGACAACCTCCGCTACGGCGCGCCCGACGACGCGGCCGACTTCGGCGCCGTCGTCGAGGAGGCCGAGCTGCGCGAGGTGCTGGAGCGGCTTCCGGAGGGGCAGAAGACCCTGCTCGGCGAGGGCGGAGGGCTCGTCTCCGGCGGCGAGGGGCAGCGGCTGCGCCTGGGCCGGGCGATGCTGCGGAGCGAGGCGCGGCTCGCGATCCTCGACGAGCCGTTCCGCGGCCTCGATCGGGAGCGCCGCCGGGCGCTGCTCGCCCGGGCGCGGCGGCGCTTCCGCCGCGCGACGCTCCTGTGCGTCACGCACGACGTCGGCGAGACGCGATCGTTCGAGCGGGTGCTCGTCGTGGACGGCGGGCGCGTCGTCGAGGACGGGGCGCCGGCCGAGCTCGCGGCGCGCCCCGGCTCGCGCTACCGCGCGCTGCTCGAGGCCGAGGCGGCCGTGCAGCGAGGGCTCTGGTCGAGCGGCGGGTGGCGCCGGCTGAGGGTCGCGCGCGGGCGCATCGCCGAGGCGGCGGGGGAGGACGCCGGAGCGGTAGGGGAGGAAGCCGGAGCGACGCGGGAGGGTGGCGGAGCGCCAGCGGAGGGCGGCGGAGCGCCAGCGGAGGGTGGCGGAGCGCCAGCGGAGGGTGGCGGAGCGCCAGCGGAGGGCCGGCGGAGGTGA